The genomic region GTTAGATCTGAGCTGCAACCAGTACAGGAAGGCTCCTGTTGCTGCAGAGAAGACGTACAAACACTGCTGGATTCACTGCTACAGTTTTAAACCCAACATGCGATGCTCAGGAGAAGCACGTACATTTATGTGATTAAGTTAAGGATACACATCTTACATTAAAAATTACAAGTAAAGCATTCAGTATGTTTGCTGGCTGTCTTCACACCTTGCCTTTCACAATGTTCTCCAAGGCCTTGGCAACTTCATCCACACTGAGGTTATGCAGTGACACGCTTTTCTCCTTGCCAAACTCTGCAGAAAAGAGGAAGGGTTAGGCCtcgttcttttttttctgctggaaggGTGAACCAGGGCCCTGCTTCGGGTTTCCCAGGGCCAACGTCTCATCTCAGGTCAGCATcaccaccccacagcacccagcactccCAGGTGCCTTCCTGTGCCCTAGTTACTGTTTCCCCCTTCCTCAATCCCACTGCTCAGCCATTCCCTTGGAGAAACCAACATACCCAACCACATTTGCTCTCCTCTTTTTAAATTTGTGgcactgcagctgagcagaggcCACTATGATGTCCCAGAGCAACCAACTTGGTTGCTTTTGGCCCATGTAAAGATCCTCACAAACCCCTCAGaaaaactgtgctgaaaaacGTACTGCTCCTATAGTAGCCCTTACTGGGGGCTGTATCTTCCTGCAAATCACAAAGAAGAGACAAACAGCGATACCTGCAGGCTTGCTGCTGGCACTAGGGGGTCTCCTCTGTTTACAAGGCGAGTACATCTGGGGGGACCTCatcacagccttccagtacttaaagggaactTATAAACAAGatggagactgactttttacacttCATGAGAACAAcgggacaagggggaacggctTTAAAACAGGGGGGATTTAGGTCAGATGTGTGGAGGAAATCCCTTacccagagggcggtgaggccccagcactgctgcccagagctgtgtgtgccctATGCCTGGAGGTGCCCCATGACACgatgggcagcctgagctgggggcagggctggggaggacGTTTATGTGATGCTGGGGGCTTATGGGACAAAAGCAAAGCCCTTACAGAGCTTTCCTGCTCCCTTCATGGTGTTTGgtctgcacacagagcacaaacaCAACTCGCAGCACTAATGGGCTTCTTGCCGTCCAACCCCCGAGCCCAGATCTTGCCGCAGAGCACTCACCGTACCGCGCCCACAGCCGGGGCTGCACGCCGGAGCACTCGCGGATGAGGATGGGGAAGTCGGGGTTCGCCTGCTTCAGAGTCACGTAGTGCTGCTCGATGAACTCCCTGCCAAGGGCGGGCAGGTCGTCAGAGCCCCGTACAGAAGcctcctgccctcccctgcaGCCGACCCCGGGCTCACCTGGCGCCGCGGCTGCCGGCCGAGCGCTGGCACAGATGGACGCGGAGCTCCCGCAGGCTGCGGCCCAAGCCGCCCCCGATGCCCCTCACAaccgccgccgccatcttgcgCGCCCCTCTCCTTCTGGCAGGGCCGGGGGGCGTGGCCCCGGCGCTCGGCCAATCGGCGCGCCCGCCCAACTAACTGGCcaatggggggaggggagggcgaCGGGCACTTCCGGCACTTCCGGCGCGGCAGCTGAGGGGAGTCGAGCGGGTCGCGATGCCGGAGAGGGACGGTGAGGGGCGTctggggggggctgcggggcgcggggagcgttcctgggggtggggggcggaaCGTGGAACGGGGGGTGCTGGTGCGGAGCGGGGGACGGCGGGTGGCGCGGCCCTGTGGCGCAGCAGCAGCGGGATGGGGCGCTCGGGGGTGGCTGGAACACCCCAGGAAGGCGCGGGGCGGCGGACGGTGGCATCGGCCCTGTGGGTCTCGGCGGAGCCGCCGGTGGGTGTAACAGCCCGGTGACAGCTGGCACTGCCCCGAGCGGGGCCTGGGCCGCAGGGGTGGGCTGCAGAGGCCGGCTCTGAGCGCTGTTCCCTCCCGTCCCCAGGTGAGCCGTTCTCCAACCCCCTGGCCCCCGATGGCCACGATGTGGACGACGCGCACTCCTTCCACCAGTGAGTACCGTGCGGGGATCGGGGCAGGGCGCAGTGACTGCATTCTGCACACACAGCCTGGCGGTGCCGCCTGGGCACGTCATACAGGCAGACCCTCAGATCCTGCCGGCCCGGTGCAGCTTGCCAGGAGGTGATGGCTGCTCTTCTCACTTCCTTGCAGGTCCAAACTCACCAATGAAGACTTTCGAAAGCTTCTCATGACCCCTCGGGCGACGCCAACATCAGCGCCGCCGTCCAAATCTCGCCACCATGAGTGAGTAGGGTGTATttcacagggctgtggggcacagcgtAGCCTTCATCCCTCAGGGCCGTTGTACCTGTCTGACTCTTTAACCCTGTACTCCGTAGTGGAGTATTTAAAGGCCTATGCTAATAAGTGTGGATGTAGGGCTCGGGGAGCAGAGCTTGACCTTGGTTTGTGCTGGGGTCTGTATGTTGCACGTGTGTGTTACTGGAGTTAGCATGAGAAACTGGTGGGTTGGAGCTGTTAGAATGTTTTACATGGGATTTAAGAGGCAGATTAGGTTCTTGCTAAGTGCAGATGTAAACTTTGTCCTCCTCATTGACATATTGGACTGTGCTGTTCCTGCCTTTGGGCTTTGTGATGTTCTGCTGTGACTGTTCTGTTATGCTGCCTGTGTTTAGCAGTGCAGGTTGTACCTGTTGTTTCTTGCCCTTTTCCAGGATGCCCCGGGAGTACAATGAAGATGAAGATCCAGCTGCTCgtagaaggaagaagaaaaggtaaacATTGAAAGTGATACATCAGggctttcctttgtttgttaTGTACTTCCCATGGATGTGACTTTTGAGCTTTTGGGCTACCAAAGATGATGCTCAGTGGCCTGGATTGTTCTGGAGCTTTGGAGCCAAGTTGTATAAAAAAAGCTCAAGATGACTGACTGTCGCTGCCCAGGGGAACAGATGTGCAATAGCAGCAGCAGGGTGGAAATACAACTTTACCACCagaagaaggggacaggctccATATGTGTCTGGTGGGGTAGAACAGTGGTAGGACACCTGCAGTAGTGACAGTGTCCTTTGGGACACATCtatgcagcagcactgccctcagatcttttccttttggaaaggAAGACTGAGCTTCTCGTTACAACAGCTTCATCTTACCTGAGATGTTGTATCCCACAGTGCTTTAGTTTGTCTTTGGGGAAGAGATGGAGAGTGGaacaggcatgtgttgggcATTAGAGGCTGTTGCATGAGCAGTGCACCAAACGTTGAATGTGTCACTAATGTTGGGCTGTTTCTCCAACCTCAGCTATTACGCAAAGCTGCGCCAGCAGGAGATAGAGCGTGAAAGAGAGCTGGCTGAGAAGTACAGGGATCGAGCCAAGGAGAGAAGAGATGGTGTGAACAAGGACTATGAGGAAACAGAGCTGATCAGCACAACTGCAAACTACAGGGCTGTGGGGCCCACTGCAGAGGCGTACGTGAGCTTGTGATATGGCCTTTTCTTAACAGTCTGCTCCAGAGTGGCTGTCTCATAACAGCCTCTGCTTTTGTTGTATAGGGATAAATCTGCTGCAGAGAAGAGGAGACAGTTGATCCAGGAGTC from Gallus gallus isolate bGalGal1 chromosome 13, bGalGal1.mat.broiler.GRCg7b, whole genome shotgun sequence harbors:
- the NDUFA2 gene encoding NADH dehydrogenase [ubiquinone] 1 alpha subcomplex subunit 2 → MAAAVVRGIGGGLGRSLRELRVHLCQRSAGSRGAREFIEQHYVTLKQANPDFPILIRECSGVQPRLWARYEFGKEKSVSLHNLSVDEVAKALENIVKGKV